The sequence GCCCACGTTCGGGTTGCCAAAAGTCTTTGTCAGTATAGCACGGATGGCGGGAGAGGGTGGATAAAGTCAGGGGGGTAATGAAAGCTTGCGCCGATTCTGTCAAAATGGTTTTTACTTGAGCGCCGGTTTTGGCGAGTTCGGAAACCACTTGACAAACTTTGTAAGCGGCAATCCCCCCTGTTACCCCTACCAAAATATGGCGATTTTCTGGCGGTGATGCTTCGCGATCGCGCATTGCTGCTATCCTAAAAATAGGAAATTACGCTTCGTCGTAAGCTTCAAAGTCCAGTAGGTGAACGTAGGGAGTTACCAATTCCGGACGTTGAAATGCGATCGCGCGGAGCAAATGCCAGTCATCCAACCCCGCAAATGGATTGTCGTATTCGTCTAGTTCCAGGCGTTTTGCCAGTTCGGCAACATCTTCTGGGGTCATTGCCGCGATTTGTTTTTGGGAAATGCTTGTAGTTACCATGAAACTGACCTTCGACAGCTTTGTTGTTCGATCCAGCGCTTAACCTATAATATTTTACGACCCCAGCGCCGGTCCTACCGATCTTTCGATAAAATTCTTGACACTTTCCAAAACCGGCAAGGCAATTTCGTGACCCATGGCAAATTCTTGGTAGTCAATGGAACTTCCCAGCGATTCCAACGTCTCCCGGGCTTGATAAGAAGTGTTAATGGGAACCACCGGGTCGTTGGTACCGTGAGCCATGAAAATTGGAGGAATGCGGTCGGTTTGCGGTTTGGGCTGCTCGTGTAAGTAACCGCTCAGAGAAACAATGCCTGCCAGGGGAAAACGAACGCCGATATCTAAAGCCATAGCGCCACCCTGGGAAAACCCCAGCAAGCAAGTGCGCGAAAAAGGAATGTTGGTGGTTTCTGGTAGGGCTTGCAACCAATCGGTTAAGGCTCTCTGGCTGCTGGCGAGACCTTGGCGGTCTTCCACTTCTAAGTTATACCACATTTTCCCGTTGGGGACTTGGGGATGGGCAAAGGGAGCTTCTACGGAGAAAAATTTATAATCGGGTAGGTTCAAGGAAGGAACCAGGGAGGTCAAATCTTTGGCGTTAGCGCCCCAACCATGGAGCATCACCACCACGCCTTTGGTGGCATCTGGGGTTTTCGGAGAAATGGCGATCGCTTCTAATTGCATAAGCTGGATAATGTGCGTGCGTTGTATCTAACCTACAGTATTGATTCTAGATAGGGATGGAAATTAGACCAAGGATTTGTCTGGAAGTTGCGGAATGTGCGGGCGTTAAGCGCGTTGGTTTGTACTGCCGTTCGGGGCAACCAATCCCCAAATTCCCGCCAAGCTCAACCATCCCCACATATTAATTTGTACGTCGAATAGGGGAACATCTAAAAGATGAAAACACGTACATCCCCCAAAAGCAACCAGATAGGAAAACAACATCAAGCGATCGCCGGGATAATAGAAA is a genomic window of Geitlerinema sp. PCC 9228 containing:
- a CDS encoding alpha/beta hydrolase codes for the protein MQLEAIAISPKTPDATKGVVVMLHGWGANAKDLTSLVPSLNLPDYKFFSVEAPFAHPQVPNGKMWYNLEVEDRQGLASSQRALTDWLQALPETTNIPFSRTCLLGFSQGGAMALDIGVRFPLAGIVSLSGYLHEQPKPQTDRIPPIFMAHGTNDPVVPINTSYQARETLESLGSSIDYQEFAMGHEIALPVLESVKNFIERSVGPALGS
- a CDS encoding DUF2555 domain-containing protein; the encoded protein is MVTTSISQKQIAAMTPEDVAELAKRLELDEYDNPFAGLDDWHLLRAIAFQRPELVTPYVHLLDFEAYDEA